One Brassica napus cultivar Da-Ae chromosome C4, Da-Ae, whole genome shotgun sequence genomic region harbors:
- the LOC106405879 gene encoding uncharacterized protein LOC106405879 isoform X2 → MSYIPPHKRHSKDPNRPSPVPDSLVTKLKNNHDFKSSSDKINRVTCSENFISKWLLVGSNGIKDELPASVDLVPFSSDSVECVNGERPLVLMNNDFQKASEQEERAQWLLIAEKVEEDLVLSYERAKTSVEENQHVLRLVARFGKILLYNPLAEFSQKNLKKMFSTDVPTSNLQHIMSKVVPSHDFSIDLEKETYTVKVSHNSRPTETINCKCTVKEDGRLSMYKAELDVVRHFVVDMSCIDTSVDLRLMLAAKRKMTALTEKEISDIKGLLDSATVDPNVKGGLRWPFGKSSSGDGYRIFEVCHVRATIYKNQTLRLRVRETDRFNERTGTGAVKREVTLILKDVNTKLQEQNIVRGSVMEMLRDALGTIWDFMHCDASSLT, encoded by the exons ATGTCTTATATTCCTCCACATAAGCGACACTCTAAGGATCCAAACAGACCCTCGCCTGTTCCAGATTCTCTTGTAACAAAACTCAAGAACAACCATGACTTCAAGAGTAGCAGTGATAAAATCAACCGTGTTACATGTTCAGAAAATTTCATTTCCAAATGGCTTCTGGTTGGTTCAAATGGCATCAAGGATGAGCTTCCTGCATCTGTTGATCTTGTGCCCTTTTCCTCGGATTCTGTCGAATGCGTAAATGGAGAAAGGCCTTTGGTACTGATGAACAACGACTTCCAAAAAG CGAGCGAGCAAGAAGAGAGAGCTCAGTGGCTGTTAATAGCAGAGAAGGTGGAAGAGGATCTTGTGTTGTCATACGAGCGAGCCAAGACTTCAGTAGAGGAGAATCAACATGTATTGAGATTGGTTGCTAGGTTTGGTAAAATTCTCCTCTACAA TCCTCTAGCTGAATTCTCACAGAAAAACTTGAAGAAGATGTTCTCTACAGATGTCCCAACTTCTAACTTGCAACACATAATGTCTAAGGTCGTACCAAGCCATGACTTCTCTATTGACTTGGAAAAGGAAACATACACTGTGAAG GTATCGCATAACAGTCGCCCCACTGAAACAATCAACTGTAAGTGTACAGTTAAGGAAGATGGACGGCTCAGTATGTACAAGGCCGAGCTTGATGTTGTACGGCATTTTGTTGTTGATATGTCATGCATTGATACGAGTGTCGACTTGAGGCTGATGCTAGCTGCCAAAAGGAAAATGACTGCTCTCACC GAGAAGGAGATAAGTGACATTAAGGGGCTGCTGGATTCAGCAACTGTTGATCCAAACGTGAAAGGCGGTTTAAGGTGGCCGTTTGGTAAATCTTCATCTGGAGATGGATACAGAATATTTGAGGTTTGTCACGTTAGAGCTACTATCTACAAAAACCAGACTCTCAGGCTTAGGGTTAGAGAGACTGATAGATTCAATGAGAGGACTGGAACAGGAGCAGTCAAGAGGGAGGTGACCTTGATACTTAAAGATGTCAACACTAAGTTACAG GAGCAGAACATTGTGAGGGGTTCTGTTATGGAAATGCTTCGCGATGCTCTTGGAACCATATGGGACTTTATGCATTGTGATGCCTCCTCTCTTACGTAA
- the LOC106405879 gene encoding uncharacterized protein LOC106405879 isoform X1, with translation MSYIPPHKRHSKDPNRPSPVPDSLVTKLKNNHDFKSSSDKINRVTCSENFISKWLLVGSNGIKDELPASVDLVPFSSDSVECVNGERPLVLMNNDFQKASEQEERAQWLLIAEKVEEDLVLSYERAKTSVEENQHVLRLVARFGKILLYKRKPGPLAEFSQKNLKKMFSTDVPTSNLQHIMSKVVPSHDFSIDLEKETYTVKVSHNSRPTETINCKCTVKEDGRLSMYKAELDVVRHFVVDMSCIDTSVDLRLMLAAKRKMTALTEKEISDIKGLLDSATVDPNVKGGLRWPFGKSSSGDGYRIFEVCHVRATIYKNQTLRLRVRETDRFNERTGTGAVKREVTLILKDVNTKLQEQNIVRGSVMEMLRDALGTIWDFMHCDASSLT, from the exons ATGTCTTATATTCCTCCACATAAGCGACACTCTAAGGATCCAAACAGACCCTCGCCTGTTCCAGATTCTCTTGTAACAAAACTCAAGAACAACCATGACTTCAAGAGTAGCAGTGATAAAATCAACCGTGTTACATGTTCAGAAAATTTCATTTCCAAATGGCTTCTGGTTGGTTCAAATGGCATCAAGGATGAGCTTCCTGCATCTGTTGATCTTGTGCCCTTTTCCTCGGATTCTGTCGAATGCGTAAATGGAGAAAGGCCTTTGGTACTGATGAACAACGACTTCCAAAAAG CGAGCGAGCAAGAAGAGAGAGCTCAGTGGCTGTTAATAGCAGAGAAGGTGGAAGAGGATCTTGTGTTGTCATACGAGCGAGCCAAGACTTCAGTAGAGGAGAATCAACATGTATTGAGATTGGTTGCTAGGTTTGGTAAAATTCTCCTCTACAA GAGGAAACCTGGTCCTCTAGCTGAATTCTCACAGAAAAACTTGAAGAAGATGTTCTCTACAGATGTCCCAACTTCTAACTTGCAACACATAATGTCTAAGGTCGTACCAAGCCATGACTTCTCTATTGACTTGGAAAAGGAAACATACACTGTGAAG GTATCGCATAACAGTCGCCCCACTGAAACAATCAACTGTAAGTGTACAGTTAAGGAAGATGGACGGCTCAGTATGTACAAGGCCGAGCTTGATGTTGTACGGCATTTTGTTGTTGATATGTCATGCATTGATACGAGTGTCGACTTGAGGCTGATGCTAGCTGCCAAAAGGAAAATGACTGCTCTCACC GAGAAGGAGATAAGTGACATTAAGGGGCTGCTGGATTCAGCAACTGTTGATCCAAACGTGAAAGGCGGTTTAAGGTGGCCGTTTGGTAAATCTTCATCTGGAGATGGATACAGAATATTTGAGGTTTGTCACGTTAGAGCTACTATCTACAAAAACCAGACTCTCAGGCTTAGGGTTAGAGAGACTGATAGATTCAATGAGAGGACTGGAACAGGAGCAGTCAAGAGGGAGGTGACCTTGATACTTAAAGATGTCAACACTAAGTTACAG GAGCAGAACATTGTGAGGGGTTCTGTTATGGAAATGCTTCGCGATGCTCTTGGAACCATATGGGACTTTATGCATTGTGATGCCTCCTCTCTTACGTAA